The genome window CGAGGTCACTTAGCCCTCCACCACGTCGCGGCTCGACGAGCAACCCAGCCGGGTGGCTCCGGCCTCGATCATGGCGCGAGCGGTGGCGGTGTCGCGAATACCGCCGGAGGCCTTGACCCCCAGGCGCTCGCCCACCGTCTCACGCATGAGGCGCACGGCGTGCTCGGTGGCCCCGCCCGCCGGGTGGAATCCGGTGGAGGTTTTCACAAAGTCCGCCCCGGCGGCCTCGGCGGCGCGGCAGGACAGCACGATCTGCTCGTCGCTCAGCGCGGCGGCCTCGATGATCACCTTGAGCACCACGCCGGGGGCGGCCTCGCGCACCGCGCGAATATCGCTTTCCACCGCCTGTGCGTCATTATTCTTGGCGGCGGCGATGTTGATCACCATGTCAATCTCCTCGGCACCGTGGGCGGCGGCCAGGGCGGCCTCGGCGGCCTTGATGGAACTGTGGTGCGCCCCGGAGGGGAAGCCGCACACCACCGCCAGGTGCAGGCCCTCGGGGAGGTCGGCGGTCAGCGGCAGGTGCGAGGGGGATACGCACACGGAATAACAGCCCAGGTCGGCGGCCTCGGTGATGAGTTCCGCGATGTCCTGCGCGGTGGCCTCGGGCTTGAGCAGGGTGTGGTCGATCATGCGGGCGATGGTGCTCATGGGGTTTCCTCCTAGTGGTTTTAAGAAATAACGTCGTGTACGAGCGTGCGCGGGGCGGGCGGCCGCTCCCCGATGTGGATACCGGGGGTGATGGATTCCAGCGCGCGTTCCAGGCGCTCCGGGGTATCGGTGTGCAGCGTCGCAATCGGTTGCCCCGGTGCCACCCGTTGCCCGTAATCCACGTGCAATTCTATGCCCGCACCGGCCTGCACCGCGTCCTCCTTGCGCGCCCGTCCCGCGCCCAGTCGCCAGGAACCCACGCCCAGGGCCAGGGCGTCGAGCTTATCGACGAACCCCGTCCCTTCCGCGCGCACCTCGTGCGTGTGCCGCGCGGTGGGCAGCGGGGCGTCAGGGTCGCCGCCCTGGGCGGTGACCATGCGCCGCCAGGTATCCATGGCGCGGCCGCTATCGAGGGCCGATTCCACGTCGGCGTCGGGGACGTCGGCAAGCTCCAGCATGGCGCGCGCTAGGGCGCAGGTGAGTTCGCGCACGTCGGCCGGCCCGCCGCCGCTGAGCACCTCCACGGCCTCGCGCACCTCTAGGGCGTTGCCGATGGTGCGCCCCAGGGGCACCTCCATGTCCGTGAGCAAGGCGCGCGTGGCCACGCCCGCGTCCGCACCGAGGTCCACCATCGTGCGCGCCAACTCCCGCGCGGAGTCCACGTCCCGCATAAAGGCCCCGGAGCCTACCTTGACGTCCAGCACCAGCCCGGAGGTGCCCTCCGCGATCTTCTTGCTCATGATGGAACTGGCGATCAGGGGTATGCAATCCACGGTGGCCGTGACGTCCCGCAGGGCATACAGTTTCCGATCCGCCGGGGCAAGATCACCATTGGCGGCCGCCACCACCGCGCCCACGTCCTCCAGAATCTCCCGCATGCGCCCGGTGCTCATCTCCGGGGACCAGCCGGAGATGGACTCCAACTTATCCAGCGTGCCGCCGGTATGCCCCAGGCCGCGCCCGGAAAGTTGCGGCACCGCCACCCCAAAGCTCGCCACCAGCGGGCCCAGCGGCAGCGTCACCTTATCCCCCACGCCGCCCGTGGAATGCTTATCAACGGTCCTCTTGCTCAAGGTGCGCAGGTCAAGGGTGCTTCCGCTGGCGATCATCGCGCGCGTCCACTGCGCAATCTCGCGGCGATTCATACCCCGCAGGAAGATCGCCATGGCCAGGGCCGCCATCTGCTCCTCGCCCACCACCCCGCGCGTATAGGCGTCTACCACCCAGGCGATCTGAGGTTCCGTCCACTGGCCACCATCGCGCTTGGCGCGGATAATATCCACCACATCAAACTGCTCGGTGCTGCTCATGATCGTGCCTGGCCCCTTCCCGGTGTTTCCTCGCGGCTTCTTTTCTCGCGGTTGCCTACCGTGCCTCGCGCTCATTCGGCGCGGATTAAGTTGGCCGGTTGCCGTATTGAAGTTTATCATCTTTATCAAAACGTAATCCTTGGCTTTTATGGTGACTTTCACCCACCTCCGCACGCGCTGACCAGGAGAAACCATGACCTCCCCGCCCTCCCCCGATACCGCCCGGCGGCTCCTACACGCCGCGCGCGACGCAGCCCGCCGCGCCTGGGTTCCCTACAGCCACTTCCCCGTGGGCACGGCGGTGCTCACCGCCGAGGATCGGGTGATCTCCGGCTGCAACGTAGAAAACGCCGCCTACGGCGAGGCCATCTGCGCCGAGCGCAACGCCGTGACCAGCATGGTCGCCACCACCGAGCGCCCCGAGGGGGCCGCTCCCCCGGCCATTGCCGCCGTGGCTGTGGTGGGCCTGCGCGCCGCGCCCTGCTGGCCCTGCGGGGCCTGCCGCCAGGTGCTGCGCGAGTTCCACTGCCGCTACGTGATCGTGGAGGACGCCTCCGGCGAACCCATCATCGTGGACTTTGAGGAGATCCTGCCCCATTCCTTTGGCCCCGAGGCATTAAGTTCCGCTCCGAAGAATCCCCCGCAGAATCAGGGAGAATAAACAATGGATCGCTTTCAAGGACTCATCGGCATTGCCTGCATCTTTGCTATCATCGTAGCCTTTTCCAGCAGCCGCCGCGATATTAAATGGCGCACCCTGGGCGTGGGCTTTGCCCTCCAGGCGATCTTTGCCCTCCTGGTGCTCAAGTGGGAACCCGGATTCCAGGCCCTCAAGGCCACCGCCAACGGAATATCCAAACTCATCGACTTCACCAACGAGGGCACCAGCTTTGTATTCGGCTCCCTCTTTGACACCGAGGGCAATTCCTTTGTGTTCGCCCTCAACGTGCTGCCCATCATCGTATTCCTGGGCGCGATCATCGGCGGGCTGTACTACCTGCGCGTTTTGCAGTGGTTCGTGGAGATCGTGGGCACCGCACTGAACAAGATCCTGGGCACCTCCAAACTCGAATCCGTGTGGGCCTCCACCGTGATCTTCCTCGGCCAATCCGAGGCACCCCTAGTCATCAAGCCCTGGCTACCCAAACTCACCCGCTCCGAACTCTTCGCCTGCATGGCCGGTGGCTTCGCCTCCGTGGCCGGTTCCACCCTCATCGGCTACTCCCTGCTGGGCGCGCCCCTGGAATACCTGCTGGCCGCCTCCATCATGAACGCCCCCGGCTCCCTCATCGTGGCCAAGGGACTCATGCCGGAGACGGAACAATCCGTGGCCAGCGCCAACGTGCGCGACATTCGGGACACCGAGAACCGCAACCTCATCGACGCCCTGGGGGCCGGGGCGCTCTCCGGCGGGCGCATCGCCGTGACCGTGGCCTGCCTGCTGGTGGCCTTCATCGCGCTCATCGCCATGGCCTCGGCGGCGCTGGGTGGAATCGGGAACCTCTTTGGACAGGAAAACTGGTCCCTCGACGGTCTCTTCGGAATCCTCTTTAGCCCCGTGGCCTGGGCCATCGGCGTGCCCTGGGACGAGGCCTCCCTGGTGGGCAACTTCATCGGGCAAAAGACCATCCTGAACGAGTTTGTGGGCTACACCAGCTTCTCCGAGCACGTGGACACCATGAGCGACAAGGCGATTATGCTCAGCACCTTCGCCCTGGCGGGCTTTGCCAACCTCGCCTCCATCGCCATTCAGATCGGCTCATTCGGGGCGCTCTGCCCGGAGCGGCGTTCCGACGTCGCGGAACTAGGGCTGCGTGCGCTCTTCGCCGGGTTCCTCACCAACATGCTCAACGCGGCGATTGTGGGGGTGGTGGTGTCTTAAAGGAGGGGTGAGCCCTTTGCTCACCCCTCCTTTCTCCGGGAGGCTAATCCTCTAACACATCAATGAAGTAGGCCATCATGGAGTATGTCCGGTCATACGAATCCACCTCCTCGATCACCTCCTCCACATCGACCTCTCCCGGGAGAAACACCTTTTTGATCCCCGGGTCCACCAGCATCATCTTCAGCTTTCCCGTGTCGAATATCGCGTTGATGGACGCGGCGATTTGCTCCCGGGTTGGCTCAAAGGGATCATAGTCAAAGAAACGATATACATCGTACAGGGAGGGCCAGTCCCCGTCCGCTATATATTCTTTTACCCAAGAGTAAAAGTCTTTGCGCATATCCGCTAGCCCTCCATCAACCGCTAAATCAAAGCCGCCTGCACGTAAAACTCCTCCCACGGAGATTCCGTCTCCGCTGGTGTAAGGAGTTCAAAGTTCTCCACCAGCCGCAGGGGCGTGAACTGCTTGCATCTCGCCATGGTAGTGTCTCCCTCCGAGTTCGTCACCCGGCACAGCACATGCGCATCATCGTCCGAAATATCCTGAAAGATCAGATCTGGTTCCTTATCCTGATAGGCATGGGAGCGGATCAGATACTCCGGCCTATAGGGCTGCCAATCACCACCATCCTTGCTACCAATGCTCATGGTGAGGGACATGGGAGTCACCGGGGTAATGGAGGAAAGAACAAGCGACCACACCGCAAACAAGGGCCGGAGGGGTAGACGATCCCCCGTCACCGCCACGGTGAGAAGAAAAGTGGCCCACTCCCTATCCTCCGGGGCCTCGCCCAACATCGCCGGGCGATTGTGATAATCGTGCACCTCCCACAGCGCCGCCGAGCCTACGGGAGCAACGCTTATCTTCCACTCGCACTCCCCGGTGCACGAAAATCCCAGGATTTTCTCGAAATCCCGGAAATCCCGCAGCGGGTCAATATCCTCGTTCAGAACGGTTCCCTGCGGGTAGGAGGCAGCCAACTCCATATTCACCGAAAGACTATCCCCGCCAATCAGCAGGGGTTTCCTTATCCCAAAGTATTCTTCATCGTACATATATCACCGAATAAATATCATAATTGCAGAATGCCAATCACATATCCAAAACAATGAGGTTCATTCACAGCCCCCACTTGCCGGTAATGCAGCATCTTCACAGTCGCTTGACCAGGGTTAAGATCGGTGGAAGTTTCACCTTAGCAGTCCTGTGAATAAACATCAATAATCGATCTTTAATTTCTATAATTTACAATCACCTCATCATACCTTCCATGAATACTCCTCCACAAACGAGGGACAATAAAACAGAAGATCCAATAAGATCCACGGCTGGGATCGTTTAATTCTGCATGGCAGAAAATAATAATCATAGAAATCGCTCTCCTAAACGATTCAAGGAATGCCCACCCAATGACAGTATAGAATAATATTGACAATACCATAAAATAGCGTGTTTCATATTTAAATATGTCGGATATAGGAATTAGCGAGAATAGTAATAGTAGTGACGTAAATGAGGCAAGTGTTGCAAATATAGATAAAATATAGGATAATGTTAGCAAAAATGGCCTGTCGACCTCAATTTGGTTAGATTTTGAGACTGGAATGTACCATAAGTATACTCCGAAAACCTTTTTTGGCACATACAATATATTGCAGGTAGGTCGGAAGGGGTCCGTGAAAAATAAAATTACATCTACCAAAACAATTGGAAATGCCAGTATCACCGATATGGAAATGCAGTCCTTGATGGTTTCATCTAATTTAAAAAATTTAGTCACAGCCAGGCCGATCAAGCAAACCGATATTACAAAAATTCGAACAGCAATACTCCAAAAATTTATTTTTTTATAAGCTGATATCATAGATAACCCCGCCAGGGGGAACCGGATATATTTAAACCATAAAAAGCATGACTGATTGCAGAATGCCCGGAAAATATTACTCAACTTTTTCCATAGAGAATTTTTGCTATTTATATCTTGGACAGCCTCTAAGAGATTAGATCCGATCTCCCCCCTTTCCACAACCTCCATAGCTTCATTAAGGTCACGGGGATAAGGACAGGACAATGAAAGAAATATGGAGAATATATAAAATATAATTGAGTAAAATATTATAATCATATCATCATTACGGATCCCGAATAATACAATCGTCATCCATAATATCAAATACATAAGAATAGATAACGATATAGCTGATGACCTTAGATGTTTGACAAGAAAAAATTTTCTTACATTTTCCTGACTTAACCCCCCTCTCGCGCCCGTCGATGCTTTAAAATAAATAACAAGATTTATAGATATAGTAGTTGCCAGCGTTGCTACCGGAATTTCCATATAGAATACTTTACCCAGATCAAAGCCAGACCCAAATATTCCACCATGTCGAGTCCAAATATATCTCCCGTTAGTTATATCTTTTGTAAATAAAAATGGAAAAAATGCAACGGGAGACAATATTGAAATTAAAAATGTTGCCCACTTACTACCTTTAATATTTCTATTTTCCATATGCAGTATGGTTGATTCTTTACGATTCTCCATAAATTGATAGTATCATACTGAAGTTTTATGGTAAAGCTGTTCACGCACTGTCCACCCACCATTCACCTCCACCCCCTACCATCACCCCCATGACTGTTTCCCGTCGTCTCTTCCTGGCTTCCTCTGGCCTCGCCACCGCCAGCACTCTCCTCCCCCACACACCCACCGCAGCCTCCTCTAATCCACAAGCCGTCTCCCCGCTCTCCTCCTCTTTCGGTGGCCTTATCCCCGAACGCCCCTCCCTCACGCACGGCGTGGCCTCGGGCGATATTCGCCCCGATGGTGCCCTGATCTGGACTCGTGCCGATCGCCCCAGCCGCCTCATCGTGGAGGTCTCCCCCACCGATTCCTTTCATAATCCCCGCCGCTTCACCGGCATGACCATGACCCCGCAGTCCGATCACACCGGCAAACTCCGCCTGGTGGGCCTCAATACCGATTCCGATGTTCATTACCGGGTGTTCGCCCAGGACCTCGATACCGGCCTGCTCTCCGAGCCGGTGCAGGGGACGTTTCGCACCGCGCCGTCGAAAAGCAGGAATATCCGCTTCCAGTGGTCGGGCGATGTGGCTGGCCAGGGCTACGGTATCAATCCCGATCTTGGGGGTTGGACGGCGTGGTCAAAGATGGCGGAGCGCAACCCGGACTTTTTTATTCATTCCGGGGATACCATCTATGCGGATAATAAGATCGAGGAATCGGTGACGCTGCCCGACGGTCGCCTGTGGCGCAATATCCTCACGGAGGCGAAGTCCCGCGTGGCGCAGAGCCTGGACGATTATCGCGGTAATTACGCCTATAACCTCATGGACGCGCATTATCGCCATTTCAATTCCCACGTGCCGCAGATCGTGCAGTGGGACGATCATGAGACGGTGAATAACTGGTATCCGGGCGAGGTGCTCGATCTCCCGGAGTATCAGGTAAAGGACGTGAATACCCTGGCCGGGTGGGCGCACCAGGCTTTCCACGAGTGGCAGCCCACCGATCAGAGCATGGCGGTGGACGGGCGCATTTATCGCAAGATTTCCTATGGGCCGCTGCTGGATATTTTTGTGCTGGACATGCGTTCCTATAAGGACGATAACGAACTGAATCATCGCGGTACCAAGGCCGATGGCGCAATCCTGGGCGAGCAGCAGGAGAAGTGGCTGATCCAAGGCCTGCAATCCTCCACCGCCACTTGGAAAGTGGTGGCGAACGATCTTCCGCTGGGAATCATCGTGCCGGACGGCAAGAGCGGCAATCAGGAGGGCGTGGCCAGTGGCGGGCCGGGTGTTCCGGTGGGGCGTGAATCGGAGATCGCCCGCGTGCTGCACGCGATCAGGCAGGTGCGCAACGTCGTGTGGCTGACCGCCGATGTGCATTACACCGCCGCGCACCACTATCACCCGGATCGTGCGGCATTCCAGGAGTTCTCGCCGTTCTGGGAGTTTGTGTCCGGCCCGCTGCAAGCCGGGGCCTTTGGTCCGAATGAGATGGATTCCACCTTTGGCCCGGAGGTGATGTACGTGCATGCCCCGGAGGAGCCCAATCAATCACCCCTGGACGATTTCCAGCACTTTGGTGAGGTGGATATTGACGGCCAGAGCAAAGAAATGACGGTCAAACTGCTCACCACCCAGGGCACGGAACTCTACCGGATAACCCTGCCCGCGGAGTAAGTCCCCCTACTTCAAGGCAAACACAAGAAAGCCGCCCCGGCACAAAGTTCCTTAAAGAACTCCCGGAGCGGCTTTCCCCGTTTCCACGGGAAAGAAATTACTCGGCGGACTCGGCCTCGGCGTCCTGCTCGCCAGCCTCGGCGGCGGCCTTCTCCGCAGCCAGCTTCTCGGCTGCGGCCTTGGCCTCCTTCTCCTCCTTGGCCTTGCGCTTCTTCTCCACCACATCGTCCACGGAGGGGCCGTTGTTGGCCTCGGCCAGGGCCTCGTTGAACAGGTCCAGCTTGGACTTCTTCTCCGGGGCCACCTTCAGGGTACCCTCGGCACCCTCAATGCCCTTGAACTTCTGCCAGTCGCCGGTGACCTTGAGCAGGGCCAGCACGGGCTCGGTGGGCTGAGCGCCCACGCCCAGCCAGTACTGGGCGCGCTCGGAGTCGATCTTGATGACGGAGGGGTTCTCCTTGGGCTCGTAGATGCCGATGTTCTCGATCACCTTGCCGTCGCGGCGGGTGCGAGCGTCCGCGATCACCACGCGGTAGTGCGGGGTGCGGATCTTGCCGAGGCGCTGGAGCTTGATCTTGACAGCCATGCTGGTGTGTCCTTTTCTGTTGGTCACTGGGCAGTTCAGGCACCCACCCAGGTGGGGCGGGCCGGTTCAACCCTTGGATTAGCCTGCGCGTGATCCTGCTGGTCGGCCGTGGCCGGGAACAGCGTCACGCAGGAATGTTCTCGCGCTGCCCACGCGGGGCAACCTGAAAGATACTACTACAGCGGACGCGCCCAGCGCTACTTGGCCTTACTTACCCTTGCCCTGCCCAAAGTCCAGGTTGTTGAGGTCGATGTTCTCCATGCCCTTGGGCATCTTGGGCATTCCCTTGGCTAGTTTGCCCAGGCCACCCAGTCCGGGCATACCGCCCCCGGCCTCCATCTGCTGCTGCAACTGCTGGAGTTGCGCCATATCCGGCATTCCGGCACCCATTCCCCCCATGCCGGGCATGCCACCGGGCATCTTGGGCGGGGTGGGCCCCTTCTTGGCGGGCTTGCGCTTGCCATTCTTGCCCTTGCGCCCCTTGGGCTTCTTCTTGGTGGCCGAGCGCATGCCGCCGCCCATGCCAAACTGTCCGGCCATCTTGCCCATCATCTTCTTGGCCTCAAAGAACCGCTCTACCAGTTGGTTCACGTCGGAGACCTCCACGCCGGAACCCGCGGCGATGCGCTTGCGGCGCGAGGCGTTAAGGATCTTGGGATTCTCCCGCTCCTGCGGGGTCATACCGCGAATGATGGCCTGGATACGGTCGAGTTGCTTCTCATCGACCATGTCCGCCATCTGGTTCATCTGCTTGCCGCCGGGCAGCATTTTCAGCAGGTTGCCGATGGGCCCCATGCGGCGGATCATCAGCATTTGATCCAGGAAGTCCTCCAGGGTGAGTTCCCCGGTGCCAATCTTCTGGGCGGTGGCCTCCGCCTGCTGCTGGTCAAAGACGGTCTCCGCCTGCTCAATCAGGGAGAGCATATCGCCCATGCCCAGGATTCGGCTGGCCATGCGCTCGGGGTGGAATACGTCAAAGTCCTCTAGCTTCTCACCCGTGGAGGCAAAGAGAATGGGCTTGCCGGTGACCTCGCGGATGGACAGCGCGGCACCGCCGCGCGCGTCGCCGTCGAGCTTGGTGAGCACCACGCCGGTGAAGTCCACGCCGTCGCGGAAAGCCTCGGCGGTGCTCACGGCGTCCTGGCCGATCATGGAGTCGATGACAAAGAGCACCTCATCGGGCTGCACGGCGTCGCGGATATTGCGGGCCTGGGTCATCAATTCCTCGTCGATACCCAGGCGGCCTGCGGTATCCACGATCACCACGTCGTGCTGGGCGCGGCGGGCCTCCTGAATACCGGCCTGGGCCACGGCCACGGGATCGCCGTGGGAGGTGCCCATCTCATGCTCCGAGGAGTCGATGGAGGTGCCGGGATCGGGGGCAAAGGTGGGCACGCCCGCGCGCTCGCCCACGATCTGCAACTGCTGCACGGCACCGGGGCGCTGGAGATCGCAGGCCACCAGCATGGGGGTGTGGCCCTGCTTTTCCAGGTGCTTGGCTAACTTTCCGGCCAGGGTGGTCTTACCCGCACCCTGCAAACCCGCGAGCATGATCACGGTGGGTGGGTTCTTGGCCAGGTTGAGCCTGCGGGTCTCCCCGCCGAGGATCCCGGTGAGTTCCTCATTGACGATCTTGATGACCTGCTGCGCGGGATTAAGCGCCTGGGAGACCTCCGCCCCGCCCGCGCGTTCCTTGATTCTCTTGATAAAGCCCCGCACCACGGGGAGGGAGACGTCCGCCTCTAGCAGTGCCAGGCGGATTTCCCGCGCGGTGGCGTTAATATCGGCGTCGGTGAGTTTGCCCTTTCCACGGATACCGCTGAGCGCTCCGGAAAGGCGATCGGACAAAGACTCAAACACGTTGGTGCTGCTCCCTCGGAGAAATACGGGTTATTCACTGCTTGGTTTAGTCTACGTTACCGCCCATAGCGCGGGCGATCTCGCGTTCCACCGCCCCGTGATCGGCGCGCTCGCGCCCCAGCCTCGCCTGCACGATCATGGTGCCACCCACGTTGCGCATGGTCAGCCACTGCGCCGGGGCCAGCGCCGCGGCCACCGCGCCGAGCGCACCCACGCTATCGGTGGTGCGCACCTCCACCACCGCGCCGTACCAGTACGTATCCGTGTGCGGGGAGGTCACCTCGGGCAGGTCGCGGTAGACCCCAGATTGATAGGCATGCACGAAGTCCCCGGTATCCAGGGTGGCGTGCACGGTGGAACGCACCTCAAACTCCGCGTGTACCTGGCCGGTGTCCTGGGTGAGGATGCGGGCGGCGTCGATAGTCCAGGCCTTGGCCGCGATCACGGCGAGCACGTCGCTTAGGCCCTTGCCCTCGGTGGAGCGCCAGTACACGGTGCGGTCCCGGATACCGATGTTTGCGGGCGCGCTGACCAGCGGCGGGGTGGGCGAAAGCGCGGTGAGATGGCGGCGCGCCCGCCCGCTGAGTTCCGCGATGCCGTGGGCCAAGCGGCGGTTCCACACCCCCGGCCCCGTGGCCTGCGCGTCTGCCGGGGCCAGGGCGGTGAGGAGTTCCAGGGTGAGCAGGTCATAATGCACGGCGCGCAGCAGTTCATCGACCGTCTCCTCCGCGCCGGTATCGCGGGTGGCCACCAGCCGGGCCAGGGTCGTGTGCTCGGCCACGAGGGTCTGCACGCAACTGCGCTCCCGGAGGTTGAGTCCCAGGCGGGTGCCCATGCGCGCCACGAGTTCCGCGCCCACGAGTTCGTGCGGGCGGGAGCGCCCCTTGCCGATGTCGTGGTACAGCGCGGCGAGCAGCAGCAGGTCGGGGCGAGCCACCGTGGTCTTGGCCGAGGCGCACCGCGCCAACACCCCCAGGGTGTGCTCGTCGATGGTGTGGCTGTGGCTGGGCTCGGCGGGCATGCGGCCGCGAATGTGCGCCCACTCCGGCACCACCCTCTCCCACAGGCCGCGCGCGTCCATCTGGCGGATCACCGGGGCGCTATGCTCCGGGGAGTTCAGCAAGGAAAGAAAGTCCAGGGCCGCCTGGCGGGTGAGGCGCTCCGGCAGCGGGGGCAGGACCGCCAACTGCGCCCAGGTGCGCGGGGCCACGGGCAATCCGGTGCGGGCTGCCGACGCCCCCACCCGCAGCAACAGCGCGGGATCGTCCAGGCGGGGCTGGCGGGCCAGCACGATCTCCCCGCTATCCTCCACCACATCCACATCCAGGGGGCGACGGATACGCTTGCGGGTGCGGGTGACCAGGAGGTCCCGCGCCTGGGCCAGGGCGGCGGTGAGTTCCTCCTCCACCCGGCGGGCCCCCGCCGCCAGGGCGCGGCCCAGGGCGTAGCGATCCGCAAAGCCCAGGTCGAGCGCGATCTCGGCGGCAAACTCGGGGTCGAGCACGTCCCGACGCCGCCGGGCCTGCCGATGCAGGTGCGCGCGGACGTCGAGAAGCAAGGCCCGCTCCGCGCTGAGGTCGGGCATATCGCACACGTTGCCCAGAGCCAGGGCGCGCAACAGTTCTATGTCCCGCAGGCCGCCGCGCCCGTGTTTGAGATCGGGGCGGGTCATGGTGACCAGGGAGCCGGAGCGACGCCACCGCGCGATCGCGGTATCTACCACGGCGGTGAAGTTGCGGCTGAGTTCCCGCCGCCAGGTGCGCAGCACCCGCTCCCGGCACCGCGCGCTCAGGGCCTCCTCCCCGCGCAGGTGGCGCAGATCGAGCAGCGCCAGGGCGGCGGTGACCTCCTGGGTGATGAGTTCCGCGCAGTCGGTGGGACTGCGCACCGAATGATCCAGGCGCTGGCCCGCGTCCCAGATGGGATACCACAGGCGCTCCACCTGTTCCCGGCTGGGCGAGCTGCCCTCCGGGTGCAGCAGAATCAGATCAATATCGGAGTACTCCGTGGCCTCTCCCCTGGCCACGGAGCCGGTGGCCGCCAGCGCGCAGCCCTCCGGCACCTCCAGGCTCTCCAGCAGGTGCTTCACAGGGCCTCGTGATCGCGCTCCCCGGTGCGCACCCGCACCACCTGCTCCACCGGGCTCACCCACACCTTGCCATCTCCCACCTTGCCGGTGTGCGCCGCCTCGGTGATCGCGGTGACCACCTCGTCGAGGGATTCATCCTCGATGAGCACCTCCACCTTCACCTTGGGCACGAACTCCGTGGCGTACTCCGCGCCCCGGTAGAGTTCCGTGTGCCCGCGCTGCTGACCAAAGCCCTGGGTCTCGGTGACGGTCATGCCGTAAATGCCCAGTGCGTCCAGGCTCTCCCGAATATCGGACAAGGTAAAGGGCTTGACCACTGCGGTAACGAGTTTCATTCCTGCTCTCCTTCGCGCTTGAGCGGTGTGTCCACGCTGCACAATCCTACTTTGTTCCGGCGATGTCATAGGCGGATTCCGCGTGCTCGGCGTAATCCACGCCGTTGTATTCCTCTTCCTTGCCCACGCGCCAACCCATCGTGGCCTCCAAGACCAGGGCGATCACGGCGGTGAGCAGGCCGGAGAACAGCACTGCCACCACGGCAATGACGATCTGCACCACGGTGAGCTTGAGGTCCCCCAGCAGGATTCCTATGCCCACCGTGCCCCACAGCCCGGCCACCAGGTGCACGCCCACCACGTCAAGGGAATCGTCATACCCAAAGCGGAACTTCAGGCTCACCGCCAGGCAGGCCAGCACGCCGCCCACCGCACCCAGCACCAGGGAGGTCATGGGGTTGAGCGCGCCCGCCGCCGGGGTGATGGCCACCAGGCCCGCCACGATTCCCGACGCCGCGCCCAGCGACGTCGCGTGCCCGTAGCGCACCCGCTCCGTGGCCAGCCAGGCCAGCAGGCCCGCCGCCGCTGCGGCGGCGGTATTCACCCAAGCCAGGGCCGCCGTGGCGTCGGGAGCCAGGGCGGAACCGGCGTTGAAGCCACACCACCCGAACCACAGCAGCGCCGCACCCAGCATGACCATCGGCAGGTTGTGCGGGCGGGTGACC of Corynebacterium sp. 21KM1197 contains these proteins:
- the deoC gene encoding deoxyribose-phosphate aldolase; its protein translation is MSTIARMIDHTLLKPEATAQDIAELITEAADLGCYSVCVSPSHLPLTADLPEGLHLAVVCGFPSGAHHSSIKAAEAALAAAHGAEEIDMVINIAAAKNNDAQAVESDIRAVREAAPGVVLKVIIEAAALSDEQIVLSCRAAEAAGADFVKTSTGFHPAGGATEHAVRLMRETVGERLGVKASGGIRDTATARAMIEAGATRLGCSSSRDVVEG
- a CDS encoding thymidine phosphorylase, with translation MSSTEQFDVVDIIRAKRDGGQWTEPQIAWVVDAYTRGVVGEEQMAALAMAIFLRGMNRREIAQWTRAMIASGSTLDLRTLSKRTVDKHSTGGVGDKVTLPLGPLVASFGVAVPQLSGRGLGHTGGTLDKLESISGWSPEMSTGRMREILEDVGAVVAAANGDLAPADRKLYALRDVTATVDCIPLIASSIMSKKIAEGTSGLVLDVKVGSGAFMRDVDSARELARTMVDLGADAGVATRALLTDMEVPLGRTIGNALEVREAVEVLSGGGPADVRELTCALARAMLELADVPDADVESALDSGRAMDTWRRMVTAQGGDPDAPLPTARHTHEVRAEGTGFVDKLDALALGVGSWRLGAGRARKEDAVQAGAGIELHVDYGQRVAPGQPIATLHTDTPERLERALESITPGIHIGERPPAPRTLVHDVIS
- a CDS encoding cytidine deaminase, with the protein product MTSPPSPDTARRLLHAARDAARRAWVPYSHFPVGTAVLTAEDRVISGCNVENAAYGEAICAERNAVTSMVATTERPEGAAPPAIAAVAVVGLRAAPCWPCGACRQVLREFHCRYVIVEDASGEPIIVDFEEILPHSFGPEALSSAPKNPPQNQGE
- a CDS encoding NupC/NupG family nucleoside CNT transporter — translated: MDRFQGLIGIACIFAIIVAFSSSRRDIKWRTLGVGFALQAIFALLVLKWEPGFQALKATANGISKLIDFTNEGTSFVFGSLFDTEGNSFVFALNVLPIIVFLGAIIGGLYYLRVLQWFVEIVGTALNKILGTSKLESVWASTVIFLGQSEAPLVIKPWLPKLTRSELFACMAGGFASVAGSTLIGYSLLGAPLEYLLAASIMNAPGSLIVAKGLMPETEQSVASANVRDIRDTENRNLIDALGAGALSGGRIAVTVACLLVAFIALIAMASAALGGIGNLFGQENWSLDGLFGILFSPVAWAIGVPWDEASLVGNFIGQKTILNEFVGYTSFSEHVDTMSDKAIMLSTFALAGFANLASIAIQIGSFGALCPERRSDVAELGLRALFAGFLTNMLNAAIVGVVVS
- a CDS encoding alkaline phosphatase D family protein — encoded protein: MTVSRRLFLASSGLATASTLLPHTPTAASSNPQAVSPLSSSFGGLIPERPSLTHGVASGDIRPDGALIWTRADRPSRLIVEVSPTDSFHNPRRFTGMTMTPQSDHTGKLRLVGLNTDSDVHYRVFAQDLDTGLLSEPVQGTFRTAPSKSRNIRFQWSGDVAGQGYGINPDLGGWTAWSKMAERNPDFFIHSGDTIYADNKIEESVTLPDGRLWRNILTEAKSRVAQSLDDYRGNYAYNLMDAHYRHFNSHVPQIVQWDDHETVNNWYPGEVLDLPEYQVKDVNTLAGWAHQAFHEWQPTDQSMAVDGRIYRKISYGPLLDIFVLDMRSYKDDNELNHRGTKADGAILGEQQEKWLIQGLQSSTATWKVVANDLPLGIIVPDGKSGNQEGVASGGPGVPVGRESEIARVLHAIRQVRNVVWLTADVHYTAAHHYHPDRAAFQEFSPFWEFVSGPLQAGAFGPNEMDSTFGPEVMYVHAPEEPNQSPLDDFQHFGEVDIDGQSKEMTVKLLTTQGTELYRITLPAE
- the rpsP gene encoding 30S ribosomal protein S16, with the protein product MAVKIKLQRLGKIRTPHYRVVIADARTRRDGKVIENIGIYEPKENPSVIKIDSERAQYWLGVGAQPTEPVLALLKVTGDWQKFKGIEGAEGTLKVAPEKKSKLDLFNEALAEANNGPSVDDVVEKKRKAKEEKEAKAAAEKLAAEKAAAEAGEQDAEAESAE